In a genomic window of Candidatus Thiothrix sulfatifontis:
- a CDS encoding transporter substrate-binding domain-containing protein → MQQRLHYVYLLLFALLCWLPSASADDTLKIGVKLSEPWVMYDPNVAEEQRQPTGFSIDLWKALADKLGVQTEWVYFDTTKDLVTAAADSKVDAAISAITVTAQREASVDFSNSMYELGLQIMVAPEFQQSNPFGIMLRELGRLFSWQAALFFLLILFITANLRLWADRYQTAEPAFPRGYVPGIREALWWGITMLLTWETPHSRGLARVIDLTWHLMGLILLSILTAVVTSALTAQAVSGAIGSEKDLPGKRVVAVATDAPRTWLEQNGITVTPVDSIEAGIERVRKGEADALVHDGPRLTYLANQLNQAEGRKVLAVVPALFNPQNYGIAFADGSPLREQVNRALLQLRESQDGKASLHKDLQDKWIKD, encoded by the coding sequence ATGCAACAACGATTACACTACGTTTACTTATTGCTGTTTGCGCTCCTTTGCTGGCTACCGTCTGCCAGTGCGGATGACACGCTAAAGATCGGCGTTAAATTGTCTGAACCGTGGGTTATGTATGACCCCAATGTGGCGGAGGAGCAGCGCCAGCCGACCGGATTTAGCATTGATTTGTGGAAGGCGTTAGCCGATAAACTCGGTGTGCAAACCGAGTGGGTTTACTTTGATACGACCAAAGATTTGGTCACGGCGGCGGCTGATAGCAAGGTGGATGCGGCGATTTCTGCCATTACGGTGACAGCACAGCGCGAAGCCTCGGTGGATTTTTCCAACTCCATGTATGAGTTGGGGCTGCAAATCATGGTTGCTCCCGAATTTCAGCAATCGAACCCGTTTGGCATTATGTTGCGTGAATTGGGGCGCTTGTTTTCTTGGCAAGCGGCGTTGTTTTTCTTGTTGATCCTGTTTATCACGGCAAACTTGCGCTTGTGGGCGGATCGTTATCAAACGGCTGAGCCTGCTTTTCCGCGTGGTTATGTTCCCGGTATTCGTGAAGCACTGTGGTGGGGGATAACCATGTTGTTGACCTGGGAAACACCGCATAGCCGTGGTTTAGCGCGGGTCATTGATTTGACGTGGCACTTGATGGGTTTGATTTTGTTGAGCATTCTCACGGCTGTTGTGACCAGTGCATTGACGGCGCAAGCCGTCAGTGGAGCCATCGGTTCCGAGAAAGATTTACCCGGCAAACGGGTAGTGGCGGTGGCAACGGATGCGCCACGCACTTGGTTGGAGCAAAATGGCATCACCGTTACACCCGTGGACAGTATTGAGGCAGGCATTGAGCGGGTACGCAAGGGCGAGGCAGATGCGTTGGTACACGACGGGCCGCGTTTAACGTACCTTGCCAATCAACTGAATCAAGCGGAAGGTCGGAAGGTGTTGGCGGTGGTTCCCGCGTTATTTAACCCGCAAAACTATGGCATTGCGTTTGCGGATGGTAGCCCGCTACGTGAGCAAGTGAACCGTGCGTTATTGCAGTTGCGCGAATCCCAAGATGGCAAAGCCAGCCTTCATAAGGACTTGCAGGATAAATGGATTAAGGATTGA
- a CDS encoding YHYH protein — MNALKSPITVLLLGCALTACGGSSSTTTTTTTDTATATDTTTSTGTTTTTGSSALKVTANYDQVVSEGTNVTLIATASDSSATYAWTQTAGSAVTLGNTNTSTLSFAAPSVTATTTLRFKVTASTASANSSTEVSVEVWKPISTADATALGDFSNKSGWSCTEDLRNTGYTSTVTTSTSTDKITYSINAIPALAVGTFPNAGNPNSITPQTLSASIPRSPQKQSTRTNVKNFGFTLDGVTFDRNTAECYNNETACNWRYEAVTPGLASGKFEWSWLGTDCNNGHVQPTGNYHYHGLPEGLINKLGDTGKKMTMVGYAADGFPIYARWGYSNPMDTSSAIRKITGSYELKSGTRPSGPGGAYDGTFIQDWQYVAASGDLDECNGRFGITPEYPAGTYHYYVTDDYPYVADCVYGTPDSSFTGGGAGGPGGAGGPPPI; from the coding sequence ATGAATGCGTTAAAAAGTCCAATCACGGTGCTGCTACTAGGGTGCGCATTAACGGCTTGTGGCGGTAGCTCTTCTACTACGACCACAACCACGACGGATACCGCGACAGCAACAGATACCACCACAAGCACTGGCACTACCACTACGACGGGTTCATCAGCCCTAAAAGTCACCGCCAACTACGACCAAGTGGTTTCAGAAGGCACCAACGTCACGCTCATTGCCACGGCTTCTGATAGCAGCGCCACTTATGCTTGGACACAAACAGCAGGTTCTGCCGTAACCTTGGGCAATACCAACACCTCAACCCTCAGTTTTGCAGCACCCAGCGTGACTGCCACCACGACACTGCGCTTCAAAGTTACCGCCAGTACTGCGAGTGCCAACAGTTCAACCGAGGTAAGCGTGGAAGTCTGGAAACCCATCAGTACCGCTGACGCGACGGCACTGGGTGATTTCTCCAATAAATCCGGTTGGTCATGCACCGAAGACCTGCGTAATACCGGCTATACCTCGACTGTTACCACCAGCACCTCAACCGATAAAATCACTTACAGCATTAATGCGATCCCTGCCCTTGCGGTTGGGACGTTCCCCAATGCAGGCAACCCTAACAGCATTACTCCACAAACACTGTCAGCGTCGATACCGCGTTCCCCGCAAAAACAGAGTACCCGGACTAATGTGAAAAATTTTGGTTTCACCTTGGATGGCGTCACATTCGATCGTAATACTGCCGAATGTTACAACAACGAAACCGCGTGTAATTGGCGTTATGAGGCCGTCACCCCCGGCCTTGCCAGCGGCAAATTTGAGTGGAGTTGGCTGGGGACAGACTGCAATAACGGTCACGTACAGCCTACCGGCAACTACCATTACCACGGTCTGCCGGAAGGCTTGATCAACAAACTGGGCGATACCGGCAAGAAAATGACGATGGTGGGTTATGCTGCCGATGGTTTCCCCATTTATGCCCGCTGGGGTTACAGCAATCCCATGGATACCAGCAGTGCCATCAGAAAAATCACCGGCAGTTACGAACTCAAATCCGGCACACGCCCCAGCGGACCCGGTGGTGCTTACGACGGCACGTTTATTCAAGACTGGCAATACGTAGCAGCCTCCGGCGATTTGGATGAGTGTAATGGACGCTTTGGCATTACCCCCGAATACCCAGCAGGTACTTACCATTATTATGTGACCGACGATTACCCTTACGTTGCGGACTGTGTGTATGGCACGCCAGATAGCAGCTTTACGGGCGGCGGCGCAGGTGGCCCCGGTGGTGCAGGCGGCCCACCACCCATCTAA
- a CDS encoding molybdopterin-dependent oxidoreductase has translation MTNVVKSTTCYECDANCLFDVTIDPSGRAIKVEGLPNCPRGQLQLERQYHPDRLLYPLKRVGAKGSGEFERISWEEALDTITAALQKAKAQHGAPAVGFFAGYTKEARPQLQRLAHAFGSPNYLTESGCCFSATMVAEKLTYGYKLKTTSTVESPKTQCVLVWSTNASGSIPPFENHHLASRKKGRKMIVVDPRRTETAELADIHLQIRPGTDGALALGFHHLIFANGWQDQAFLDEWANGLDAFRDYIKEFPPERVAAICGINEADLRTAIEMFATTKPAQIAMSPTSTVQHSNGFQNHRAMILLSAVTGNIDREGGNRFFNDKVLPKPIELFDVCKNELPPRIGDEVFPIWTKYWPAAQSMLMPDCILEGKPQPLKALLAMGINTAMWANSKRMERALGELEFFAVSDFFHNPATLQADIVLPAATSLERTALIAYPGCAYQGEVKYRHQALPPRGEAKPDGQIFLELGVKLGMADQFWHGNLAASWEEMAEGLPPDIRKEAWENPAGVTVYSPVIEELVEMGFLDADRQWRINGFRTATGKIEFDSVELKAHGYDGLPTYREPMESPLSTPELLADYPLVLTSGGRQKFFTHSQQHNIAGILAYDPYPRVQIHPDDAAVRGIVEGDAVEIRSPRGAVTFRAAVTDIMKQGVVHCFHGWNEANINELTDDTQLDPISGFPPFKSLLCEVSRL, from the coding sequence ATGACTAACGTCGTCAAAAGCACCACCTGTTACGAATGCGATGCCAATTGCCTGTTCGATGTCACCATCGACCCCAGCGGCCGCGCCATTAAAGTGGAAGGCTTGCCCAACTGCCCCCGTGGACAATTGCAACTCGAACGCCAATACCACCCTGACCGTTTACTTTACCCACTCAAACGTGTCGGCGCAAAAGGCTCCGGTGAATTTGAGCGTATCAGTTGGGAAGAAGCCCTCGACACCATTACCGCCGCTTTGCAGAAAGCCAAAGCGCAGCACGGCGCACCCGCCGTCGGGTTTTTCGCCGGATACACCAAAGAAGCCCGCCCGCAATTGCAACGCCTCGCGCACGCTTTCGGCAGCCCCAATTACCTCACCGAATCCGGCTGCTGCTTCTCGGCAACGATGGTCGCGGAAAAACTCACCTACGGTTACAAGCTCAAAACCACCTCCACCGTCGAATCGCCGAAAACCCAATGCGTGTTGGTGTGGTCAACCAACGCCTCCGGCTCGATTCCACCGTTTGAAAATCACCACCTTGCCAGCCGCAAAAAAGGGCGCAAAATGATCGTGGTTGACCCGCGTCGCACCGAAACAGCGGAACTTGCCGACATTCACTTGCAAATCCGCCCCGGCACGGATGGCGCACTCGCTCTTGGTTTCCACCACCTGATTTTCGCGAATGGCTGGCAAGATCAGGCGTTTCTGGATGAATGGGCGAATGGGCTGGACGCTTTCCGCGACTACATCAAGGAATTCCCACCGGAACGAGTCGCAGCGATTTGCGGCATTAACGAAGCCGACTTACGCACAGCGATAGAAATGTTTGCTACCACCAAGCCCGCGCAAATTGCGATGTCGCCCACTTCCACCGTGCAACACAGCAACGGCTTCCAGAATCACCGCGCGATGATTTTGCTCTCTGCCGTCACCGGCAATATTGACCGCGAAGGTGGCAATCGTTTTTTCAACGACAAAGTATTGCCCAAGCCGATCGAGCTGTTCGACGTGTGCAAAAACGAATTGCCGCCGCGCATTGGCGATGAAGTCTTTCCGATTTGGACAAAATACTGGCCTGCCGCGCAAAGCATGTTGATGCCGGACTGCATCCTCGAAGGCAAGCCGCAACCGCTCAAAGCCTTGCTCGCAATGGGCATTAATACCGCGATGTGGGCAAATTCCAAACGCATGGAACGCGCCTTGGGCGAACTGGAATTTTTCGCCGTCTCCGATTTTTTCCACAACCCCGCCACCTTGCAAGCTGACATCGTATTGCCAGCCGCGACCAGTTTGGAACGCACCGCACTGATCGCCTACCCCGGTTGCGCGTATCAGGGCGAAGTGAAATACCGCCACCAAGCCCTGCCCCCACGCGGCGAAGCCAAACCCGACGGGCAAATCTTCCTCGAACTCGGTGTAAAACTCGGCATGGCAGACCAATTCTGGCACGGCAACCTAGCGGCATCGTGGGAAGAAATGGCGGAAGGTTTGCCGCCCGACATTCGTAAAGAAGCGTGGGAAAACCCGGCGGGCGTGACCGTTTACAGCCCCGTGATCGAAGAATTGGTGGAAATGGGCTTTTTGGATGCGGATCGGCAATGGCGCATTAATGGCTTCCGCACCGCCACCGGCAAAATCGAATTCGATTCGGTGGAACTGAAAGCGCACGGCTACGACGGCTTGCCGACTTACCGCGAACCGATGGAAAGCCCGCTGTCTACGCCGGAATTGCTGGCGGATTATCCGCTGGTATTAACGTCGGGCGGGCGGCAGAAGTTTTTCACGCATTCGCAGCAGCACAATATCGCCGGAATATTGGCGTATGACCCGTATCCACGGGTGCAAATTCACCCCGACGATGCGGCAGTGCGAGGGATTGTTGAGGGTGATGCGGTGGAAATCCGTTCACCACGCGGCGCGGTGACGTTTCGGGCGGCGGTGACGGATATTATGAAGCAAGGTGTGGTGCATTGTTTCCACGGGTGGAACGAGGCGAACATCAATGAGTTGACCGATGATACCCAGCTTGACCCGATCAGCGGGTTTCCGCCGTTTAAGTCGTTATTGTGTGAAGTGTCACGCCTTTAA
- the msrB gene encoding peptide-methionine (R)-S-oxide reductase MsrB produces MLDWKTILQFADHGNPVPERTVTKTAAEWQAQLSDDQYYVTRRQGTERPFSSVMCGLFEPGLYGCVCCDTLLFDASEKFDSGTGWPSFTQPIKENAIAYHADRSRGMTRVETTCNTCGAHLGHVFPDGPAPSGLRYCMNAVALKKVKA; encoded by the coding sequence ATGTTGGATTGGAAAACGATTTTGCAGTTTGCCGATCATGGCAACCCAGTGCCTGAGCGCACCGTGACCAAAACCGCTGCCGAATGGCAGGCGCAACTGAGCGATGATCAATATTACGTTACCCGCCGCCAAGGAACAGAACGCCCGTTTAGCTCGGTCATGTGCGGTTTGTTTGAGCCGGGTCTGTACGGCTGCGTGTGTTGCGACACGTTGCTGTTTGATGCGTCGGAAAAATTTGATTCAGGTACCGGCTGGCCGTCTTTCACGCAACCCATTAAGGAAAACGCGATTGCTTACCATGCGGATCGTTCGCGCGGCATGACGCGGGTGGAAACCACGTGCAATACGTGCGGCGCACATTTGGGGCATGTGTTCCCCGATGGCCCCGCGCCCAGTGGCCTGCGTTATTGCATGAATGCGGTGGCGTTGAAGAAGGTCAAAGCGTAA
- a CDS encoding response regulator, whose product MTDSEAKCILIVEDEPKLAQVVSEYLAQMGLRSHCLERGLAVIPWVREHSPDLIILDLMLPERDGIDIFRELRTFADTPVIMATARVDEIQRLLGLELGADDYVCKPYSPRELVVRVKNLLRRMARPLAEPAARCGIEINSERMEASLSGHKLELTPVEFRLLEYLLANPARVYSRAQLLDRLYDDRRAVTDRAVDSHIKNLRRKLQNVMPERELIKSIYGVGYKLEL is encoded by the coding sequence ATGACCGATTCTGAAGCCAAATGCATTTTGATTGTCGAAGACGAGCCCAAGCTGGCACAAGTAGTGAGCGAATACCTAGCGCAGATGGGGTTACGTTCACACTGCTTAGAGCGCGGTTTGGCTGTTATCCCGTGGGTGCGTGAACATTCCCCTGATTTAATTATTCTGGATCTCATGCTGCCGGAGCGCGATGGCATCGACATTTTCCGCGAACTACGCACGTTTGCCGATACGCCGGTAATCATGGCAACCGCGCGAGTGGATGAAATTCAACGCTTGTTGGGCTTGGAATTGGGGGCCGATGATTATGTCTGCAAACCCTATAGCCCCCGTGAATTGGTAGTACGGGTAAAAAATCTGCTGCGACGCATGGCTCGCCCTTTAGCGGAACCAGCAGCCAGATGCGGCATTGAAATCAACAGCGAACGCATGGAAGCCAGCCTCAGTGGGCATAAACTGGAGTTGACTCCAGTGGAATTCCGTCTATTGGAATATCTGCTTGCCAACCCTGCTAGAGTCTATTCACGGGCGCAATTGCTGGATCGCTTGTACGACGATCGCCGCGCGGTGACAGATCGCGCCGTGGATAGCCACATAAAGAACTTGCGGCGTAAGCTTCAGAACGTGATGCCGGAACGAGAGCTCATCAAATCCATCTATGGCGTGGGTTACAAACTCGAACTTTAG
- a CDS encoding HupE/UreJ family protein yields MSLVKQRFSLALLLLVITGNAWAHADAMGMSGGFFSGFTHPLFGWDHVAAMVAVGLWGAFLGRPALWILPVVFPVVMAGGGVLGIIGIPIPGVEIGIALSALVLGLMVLFAVRPPLLVTAVLVGTFAIFHGHAHGTELPDAANPLAYSLGFVIATGLLHLSGIALGELTRWSWGGNAVRAGGAVISLAGVGFLTGLL; encoded by the coding sequence ATGAGTTTAGTCAAACAACGTTTTAGCCTTGCCTTATTGCTCTTGGTGATAACCGGCAACGCATGGGCTCATGCTGACGCAATGGGCATGAGTGGTGGTTTTTTTAGTGGCTTTACCCATCCTCTTTTCGGTTGGGATCACGTCGCTGCTATGGTAGCCGTTGGCTTATGGGGTGCATTTCTAGGCAGACCCGCGCTTTGGATACTGCCGGTGGTATTCCCCGTCGTCATGGCGGGCGGCGGCGTCTTGGGTATTATCGGCATTCCCATTCCTGGGGTTGAAATCGGCATTGCCCTGTCAGCATTGGTGCTAGGGTTGATGGTGCTGTTCGCGGTGCGCCCGCCATTACTGGTAACGGCGGTTTTGGTGGGTACCTTTGCCATTTTTCACGGTCATGCACACGGCACTGAATTACCGGATGCCGCGAATCCTCTGGCGTACAGCCTTGGATTTGTTATCGCCACCGGACTGTTACACCTCTCAGGGATTGCACTGGGTGAACTGACCCGCTGGTCGTGGGGAGGTAACGCAGTGCGTGCGGGTGGCGCAGTCATCAGTTTGGCTGGCGTGGGTTTTTTGACTGGACTGCTGTAG
- the gmk gene encoding guanylate kinase, with protein MNTRTGQLYIVSAPSGAGKSSLLNALRERVNNVVVSVSHTTRQPRPGEQDGVHYHFTPVEVFRQQVADGNFLEYAQVFDNYYGTSRLSVDALRETGKDVILEIDWQGARQVREHADVTSIFILPPTVAALKERLQGRGQDSAATIQRRMRDAQAEISHYREYDYLIINDDFATALDDLACIFRSERLKLAAQMQQHQALFNALVG; from the coding sequence ATGAATACACGCACAGGTCAGCTTTATATCGTGTCAGCCCCGTCTGGTGCCGGTAAATCGAGTTTATTGAATGCCTTACGCGAGCGCGTGAACAATGTGGTCGTTTCGGTTTCACACACCACGCGCCAACCCCGCCCCGGCGAACAGGATGGCGTGCATTACCACTTCACCCCCGTTGAGGTGTTTCGCCAGCAAGTGGCAGACGGTAACTTTCTGGAATACGCGCAAGTCTTCGACAATTACTACGGCACGTCACGCTTATCGGTGGACGCCTTGCGCGAAACTGGCAAAGACGTGATTCTCGAAATTGATTGGCAAGGCGCACGGCAAGTCCGTGAACACGCCGATGTCACCAGCATTTTCATTCTGCCGCCGACCGTCGCCGCACTGAAAGAACGCTTGCAGGGACGGGGGCAAGACAGCGCAGCAACCATCCAACGCCGGATGCGCGATGCCCAAGCGGAAATATCACACTACCGCGAATACGATTACCTGATTATCAACGACGATTTCGCCACGGCACTGGATGATTTAGCCTGCATTTTCCGCAGCGAACGGTTGAAATTAGCCGCGCAAATGCAACAACATCAGGCGTTATTCAATGCTTTGGTCGGCTGA
- a CDS encoding pseudouridine synthase: protein MKERIQKILSRAGYGSRREIERMVNAGEILVNGQRAESGQAIDENDQVSLRGQRLHLSSRVNATHKVLMYHKPAGEVCTLSDPDGRPTVFDSLPKIRAGRWIMVGRLDINTDGLLLFTTDGELANKLMHPSSEIEREYACRVLGEVNNEMLIRLQEGVELEDGKANFMRIKDAGGEGVNHWYHVVLAEGRNREVRRLWESQGVKISRLIRVRYGNIMLPRYLRSGHHKELEVRELRKLYGLVNMAFEDGSDFTAERPERRSGARPGMKTVDSGRTAIGGSHPSARRSSLARPGSSERSSSPARPTVSRRPSSGSGAGKRPQPRGRG from the coding sequence ATGAAAGAACGCATCCAAAAAATCCTCTCGCGCGCGGGTTACGGCTCACGTCGTGAAATCGAGCGCATGGTCAATGCTGGCGAAATTCTGGTGAACGGTCAACGCGCCGAATCCGGTCAAGCCATCGACGAAAACGATCAAGTGAGCTTGCGCGGGCAACGCCTGCACTTGAGTTCCCGCGTCAATGCCACCCACAAAGTGCTGATGTACCACAAGCCTGCGGGTGAAGTGTGTACCTTGAGTGACCCGGACGGTCGCCCAACGGTTTTTGACAGCTTGCCGAAAATCCGCGCGGGGCGTTGGATTATGGTCGGGCGTCTCGACATCAATACCGATGGCTTATTGCTGTTCACCACCGATGGCGAATTGGCGAATAAGCTCATGCATCCGTCGTCTGAGATCGAGCGCGAATACGCTTGCCGCGTGTTGGGCGAAGTCAACAATGAAATGCTGATCCGTTTGCAGGAAGGCGTGGAATTGGAAGATGGCAAAGCCAACTTCATGCGTATCAAAGACGCAGGCGGCGAAGGGGTCAACCATTGGTATCACGTCGTGCTTGCCGAGGGTCGCAATCGCGAAGTGCGCCGTTTGTGGGAATCGCAAGGCGTGAAAATCAGCCGTTTGATTCGGGTGCGTTACGGCAATATTATGCTGCCGCGTTATTTGCGCAGCGGGCATCACAAAGAGCTGGAAGTGCGCGAATTACGCAAACTCTACGGCTTGGTGAACATGGCATTTGAAGACGGTTCGGACTTTACCGCTGAACGCCCGGAACGCCGTTCTGGGGCAAGACCGGGGATGAAAACGGTGGACAGTGGGCGCACGGCGATTGGCGGCAGTCATCCGTCAGCACGTCGGTCGAGTTTGGCGCGACCCGGCAGTTCTGAGCGTTCTAGCAGTCCGGCGCGTCCGACTGTTAGCCGTCGTCCTAGTAGTGGCAGCGGTGCAGGCAAGCGCCCGCAACCGCGTGGGCGTGGCTAA
- a CDS encoding ATP-binding protein — MRLNIFSKLFLAMLLATIVVVLVMVVFMNWSFRNGFANYHNAEELNKVQELAGKLSQEFAAHRNWDFIRDTPQQWGQLLASIGEFPPPPPPSSEFTRMKPPERGKPPPRPLSVRLNLLDADQQLIIGNPSHVASHPGDKGILTTIAIHASGKVVGWLSVRQGGRIPNDLAGTFLSQQLRNLYLIALFAAGLSFLLALVLVRHLLRPVHSLTQGAQALTTGKFDTRIVVSAQDELGRLAQAFNTLAEALQRNAILRQQWVADISHELRTPLAILRSEIEALLDGIREPTSARLQSLLVDTLAMGKLVEDLHQLALSDSAEMTLSSEPVNLTAVLTEVALGAEARLQEKHIRLTTRFERKQPLWIRADMERLYQLFANLLSNSYRYTHASGQVEILAKRQDDRVVVSIQDSAPGVPDAALPHLFERLFRVDKSRSRALGGSGLGLSICKNYVEALGGTIRAAHSPLGGLLIEVTFPILKQV, encoded by the coding sequence ATGCGGCTGAATATTTTCTCTAAACTATTTTTAGCGATGTTACTCGCGACCATTGTGGTCGTGTTGGTGATGGTGGTTTTCATGAACTGGAGTTTCCGTAACGGTTTTGCAAACTACCATAATGCTGAAGAATTGAATAAGGTGCAGGAATTGGCGGGTAAGTTGAGTCAAGAATTCGCAGCCCATCGCAATTGGGATTTCATCCGTGATACGCCTCAGCAATGGGGTCAATTACTGGCAAGTATTGGCGAATTTCCACCCCCGCCACCACCTAGCTCCGAATTCACCCGCATGAAGCCACCGGAGCGTGGAAAACCACCACCACGCCCCTTGAGTGTGCGCCTGAACTTGCTGGATGCCGATCAACAACTGATCATCGGCAATCCAAGTCATGTAGCATCGCACCCTGGTGATAAAGGTATCCTGACAACAATCGCCATCCATGCTTCCGGTAAGGTTGTGGGTTGGCTAAGTGTGCGCCAAGGCGGTAGGATTCCCAACGATTTGGCTGGCACCTTTCTAAGTCAGCAATTGCGCAACCTCTACCTAATCGCCCTGTTTGCGGCTGGATTATCGTTTTTGCTGGCACTGGTGTTGGTTAGGCATCTGCTACGCCCTGTGCATTCCCTGACTCAAGGGGCGCAAGCGTTGACCACCGGCAAGTTCGATACTCGTATTGTGGTTAGTGCGCAGGATGAATTAGGGCGTCTGGCACAAGCTTTCAATACGTTGGCAGAAGCCTTGCAACGCAATGCCATCTTGCGCCAGCAGTGGGTTGCCGATATTTCTCACGAGTTGCGTACCCCACTGGCTATTTTGCGTAGCGAAATCGAAGCGCTGCTAGACGGCATTCGCGAACCGACTTCGGCACGCCTCCAGTCGCTGCTGGTTGATACATTGGCGATGGGAAAACTGGTGGAAGATTTGCACCAACTGGCTTTGTCCGACAGTGCCGAAATGACCCTGAGTAGTGAACCCGTGAATTTGACTGCTGTCCTCACGGAGGTCGCCTTGGGTGCGGAAGCGCGTTTGCAGGAAAAGCATATTCGTTTGACGACCCGTTTCGAGCGGAAGCAACCCCTGTGGATACGTGCCGATATGGAGCGTCTGTACCAACTGTTCGCCAACCTATTGAGCAACAGTTACCGTTATACCCATGCGAGCGGGCAGGTGGAAATACTGGCAAAGCGGCAAGACGACAGGGTTGTCGTGAGTATTCAGGACAGTGCGCCGGGGGTGCCGGATGCGGCGTTACCCCACTTGTTTGAACGCCTGTTTCGGGTGGATAAATCACGCAGCCGGGCTTTGGGGGGTTCTGGCTTGGGTTTGTCGATCTGTAAAAATTACGTAGAAGCGCTCGGCGGTACAATTCGGGCAGCGCATTCGCCGTTGGGCGGGTTGCTGATTGAAGTGACGTTTCCAATACTAAAGCAGGTCTAA
- the gloB gene encoding hydroxyacylglutathione hydrolase — translation MIQVTAVPAFTDNYIWLIGNTDNPCVAIVDPGDATPVLAALTRLVKQPVAILITHHHRDHVGGIAQLLQAYPGLLVYGPANEKIPHLNQPLTEGADVHLEALGLNFHVMELPGHTAGHIVYYGEGSLFCGDTLFANGCGRVFDGTLHDLYASLQRIAQLPADTQVYCTHEYTVDNIGFAKWVEPDNPALDARLEESWALLDAGHPTVPFELGREFDTNPFLRTHIPEVIAKAEEIAGRETHTPADVFAVLRIWKDTEYD, via the coding sequence ATGATCCAAGTAACCGCAGTACCCGCTTTTACTGACAATTATATCTGGTTGATCGGTAATACAGACAATCCGTGTGTCGCGATTGTTGACCCCGGTGATGCCACGCCGGTGTTGGCTGCATTAACGCGGCTGGTGAAGCAGCCGGTGGCTATTTTGATTACGCACCACCACCGTGACCACGTGGGGGGCATTGCTCAGTTATTGCAAGCCTATCCCGGTTTGCTGGTGTACGGGCCTGCCAATGAAAAGATTCCGCACCTCAATCAGCCATTGACGGAAGGCGCAGACGTTCATTTGGAAGCTCTCGGCTTGAATTTTCACGTCATGGAATTGCCGGGGCATACGGCTGGGCATATTGTGTATTACGGTGAAGGCAGCTTGTTCTGTGGGGATACCTTATTCGCCAACGGTTGCGGGCGGGTATTCGATGGCACTTTGCATGACTTGTACGCTTCACTGCAACGCATTGCGCAATTACCCGCTGATACCCAAGTGTATTGCACCCACGAATACACCGTGGATAACATCGGTTTTGCCAAATGGGTCGAGCCGGACAATCCCGCGCTGGATGCGCGTTTGGAAGAATCCTGGGCGCTGCTGGATGCAGGACATCCCACCGTGCCGTTTGAATTGGGGCGCGAGTTTGACACCAACCCGTTTTTACGCACCCACATCCCCGAAGTGATTGCCAAAGCCGAAGAAATCGCCGGGCGCGAAACCCACACCCCTGCCGACGTATTCGCGGTGCTGCGCATCTGGAAAGACACCGAATACGATTAG
- a CDS encoding DUF615 domain-containing protein — translation MIDYANDDEEDDYISRSHFKREAEAMQALGERLITLRKEQLDQLDLSEKLYDSILLAQRLTANGAIRRQRQFIGKLMRTEILEPIEAKLAEWDRGGKAETARLHRLERWRDRLINDENMLSEWLKEYPETDTQRMRGLIRNAHKEKEINAPPKSSRELFKLLREITAHESLR, via the coding sequence ATGATTGATTACGCCAATGACGACGAAGAAGACGATTACATCAGCCGCAGCCACTTCAAGCGCGAAGCCGAAGCGATGCAAGCCTTGGGCGAACGCCTGATTACCCTGCGCAAAGAGCAGCTCGACCAGTTGGATTTATCCGAAAAGCTCTACGACTCGATTTTGCTGGCGCAACGCTTGACCGCGAACGGCGCAATTCGCCGTCAACGCCAATTCATCGGCAAGCTGATGCGCACCGAAATCCTCGAACCGATTGAAGCGAAACTCGCGGAATGGGATCGCGGTGGCAAAGCCGAAACCGCACGTTTACACCGTTTGGAACGCTGGCGTGACCGCCTGATTAACGATGAAAACATGCTGAGCGAATGGTTGAAGGAATACCCCGAAACTGACACGCAACGAATGCGCGGCCTGATCCGCAATGCGCACAAGGAAAAAGAAATCAACGCGCCACCGAAAAGCAGCCGTGAATTGTTCAAGCTACTGCGGGAAATTACCGCACACGAATCGTTGCGCTAA